A region of Rhodamnia argentea isolate NSW1041297 chromosome 9, ASM2092103v1, whole genome shotgun sequence DNA encodes the following proteins:
- the LOC115731073 gene encoding disease resistance protein L6-like, with protein sequence MASSDAATSSGSDYQVFLSFRGPDTRVGFTDVLFYSLTDAGICVFRDDEELRVGERIDGSLLQAINNSRIYIPIFSRNYASSQWCLRELAQIVANTFKSEGNKVILPIFFDVKPNDVKLKTPLYRDAILNLEHEKKLSNEQVHAWREALMEIDAIKGWEVKEYKGHGELIRMVVEEVVEKLKTKHRSVTEHLVGIDDQVAAISKLLDVNSNGVRLIKIHGMGGIGKTTLAKGTRSINEIDYGMKRAGEVLGSKKVLVVLDDVDCNEQVEKLVGKTIFYSGSRILITTRNKDVLQTNAPKYHILDYEMEVMSIDHALELFSGHALNKTSPLDDYNDVSKKIVYALGRLPLALEVIGSSLYHKPQEIWNETLEKLRKAPDKDVFGKLKISYDALSFEQQQIFLDIACFFIDKDKMNAIYMWKDCGFFPDTGVAILINMSLIKIVENNKFRMHDQLRDLGRKIIHQENPINPENRSRIWIWEDGLDAIRSREMKNNVQALSLETFGQHPHNVVVRSEEIGRFEHLRFLKLSGLTLVGDAANHLTKLRWISLSWPPQINKWPTMSLKNVVVLEFNKDDFLDDSRLRSLIKMASKLNALSLKRCKNITRTPDFSGCPNLERLAFEGCSKLREIDGSIGKLKCLIDLKIHSCSYLKHLPEEIGDLVNLQYFFVACSGIKELPGSIRKMKSLRELHFQGDIYEELDLANLWELPSAVGMLQDLEVLQVNSPSLKGELASGIGSLPILRILNLSRTGIIGIPKSISMLPRLQRIELVGCNMIQELPTLPTSLTHLRVSSKSLLVVPDLSNLTNLVELYLSDGGGYVGDRFPPEKGVGDKLHRTGELGWIGKLSKLTKLSIGLHKVAIPTEMASLPLLNELTLFDLDLHAFPQLPLYLQKLSLYMVNIVASLSPNLRNLSRLHISKSPMQEIQQDGLQLPQLKELLVRDCGDLERLNLSRMRKLKEVKVEDCPKLVEIQFSMVFESLEALSIESCESFGRLVYESADESMSCEGRLIFPSRILNKLRILRLSKCPKILDIQVVGASESWEVFELWDYPNLQSLGGLANLKNLKSLSIMLCERLLVVEGVDELEFLGQLELHGCGWLERLIEVSTTKLPNDCQVHIERCRRLRGIKERFHGSVQSLKHCKVNLIHSLFFSF encoded by the exons ATGGCGAGCTCAGATGCAGCAACGTCGTCGGGAAGTGACTATCaagttttcttgagttttagagggcCTGATACTCGCGTTGGATTCACTGACGTACTCTTCTATAGCTTGACCGATGCTGGAATCTGCGTCTTTCGAGACGACGAAGAGCTCCGTGTTGGTGAAAGGATCGATGGATCCCTTCTGCAAGCAATCAACAACTCCAGGATCTATATACCCATCTTCTCTCGAAACTATGCTTCGAGTCAGtggtgcctccgcgagctcGCGCAGATCGTGGCAAATACATTCAAATCGGAAGGTAATAAAGTGATCCTACCTATTTTCTTCGACGTGAAACCCAACGATGTTAAACTGAAAACCCCGCTGTATCGCGATGCCATACTCAATTTGGAGCAtgagaagaagttgagcaaTGAGCAAGTCCATGCTTGGAGAGAGGCTCTCATGGAGATTGATGCCATCAAGGGATGGGAAGTGAAGGAGTACAAAGG TCACGGGGAACTCATCAGAATGGTAGTTGAGGAGGTTGTCGAAAAGTTGAAAACAAAACATAGATCGGTGACTGAACATTTAGTTGGAATCGATGATCAAGTAGCAGCTATAAGCAAATTATTAGACGTCAATTCCAATGGTGTGCGTCTAATTAAGATTCATGGCATGGGAGGTATCGGTAAAACAACTCTTGCCAA GGGAACAAGGAGCATTAATGAAATAGATTATGGAATGAAGAGGGCTGGAGAAGTACTTGGCAGTAAGAAAGTTCTCGTCGTACTTGATGACGTTGATTGCAACGAACAAGTGGAGAAATTAGTTGGAAAGACTATTTTCTATTCGGGATCTAGAATATTGATTACAACTAGAAATAAAGATGTATTGCAAACCAATGCACCAAAGTATCATATTTTAGATTATGAAATGGAGGTGATGAGTATTGATCATGCACTTGAGCTTTTCAGCGGGCACGCACTTAACAAAACCTCTCCTTTAGATGATTACAACGATGTTTCGAAGAAAATCGTATATGCTCTTGGGAGACTTCCGTTGGCTCTTGAGGTAATTGGTTCATCCCTTTATCACAAACCGCAAGAAATATGGAATGAGACGTTGGAAAAGTTAAGAAAAGCACCTGACAAAGATGTTTTTGGAAAGTTGAAGATTAGCTATGATGCCTTAAGTTTCGAGCAGCAACAAATTTTCCTCGATATCGCATGCTTTTTCATCGATAAAGATAAGATGAATGCAATctacatgtggaaagattgtggGTTTTTCCCGGATACTGGAGTGGCCATCCTTATTAAcatgtctttgataaagattGTGGAGAATAATAAGTTCCGGATGCACGATCAACTTAGAGATCTTGGAAGAAAAATTATTCATCAAGAAAATCCAATAAATCCTGAGAATCGGAGTCGAATATGGATTTGGGAGGACGGCCTTGATGCAATAAGATCAAGAGAG ATGAAGAATAACGTTCAAGCACTATCTCTTGAGACATTTGGACAACATCCCCATAATGTCGTTGTTCGAAGTGAAGAGATTGGAAGGTTTGAACATTTAAGATTTCTCAAATTATCTGGTTTAACCCTTGTTGGCGATGCAGCAAATCATCTTACCAAATTAAGATGGATTTCTTTGAGTTGGCCACCGCAAATCAATAAATGGCCCACCATGTCCCTAAAGAATGTAGTTGTTCTTGAATTTAATAAGGATGACTTCTTAGATGATTCGAGATTACGAAGCTTAATTAAG ATGGCCTCAAAATTGAATGCTCTTTCtcttaaaagatgtaaaaacATAACTAGAACACCAGATTTCTCTGGATGCCCGAATTTAGAGAGGCTAGCTTTTGAAGGTTGTTCCAAATTGAGGGAAATTGACGGCTCTATTGGGAAGTTGAAGTGTCTGATAGACCTGAAGATTCATAGCTGCAGTTATCTTAAACATTTGCCTGAAGAAATCGGAGACTTAGTGAATTTGCAGTATTTCTTCGTAGCTTGTAGTGGAATAAAGGAACTCCCGGGTTCCATACGGAAGATGAAATCATTACGTGAGTTGCACTTTCAAGGCGATATTTATGAGGAATTAGATCTAGCAAATTTGTGGGAGTTGCCTAGTGCTGTCGGAATGCTCCAGGATCTGGAAGTGCTTCAAGTCAATAGTCCCTCTTTAAAAGGTGAACTTGCATCAGGGATCGGAAGTTTGCCCATTCTAAGAATCCTCAATCTATCAAGGACTGGTATTATTGGAATTCCAAAGAGCATCAGCATGCTTCCTCGACTGCAAAGAATTGAGTTGGTGGGCTGTAATATGATTCAAGAATTGCCGACGCTCCCAACGAGTTTGACCCATCTACGAGTGTCATCTAAATCTTTGCTTGTAGTCCCGGATCTATCGAACTTGACTAATTTGGTTGAATTGTATCTAAGTGATGGTGGAGGTTATGTAGGTGATAGATTTCCACCAGAAAAAGGAGTAGGAGATAAACTTCATCGTACCGGTGAGTTAGGGTGGATTGGGAAGTTATCCAAGCTGACCAAATTGAGCATCGGACTTCACAAAGTCGCTATTCCTACTGAGATGGCTTCCCTTCCTCTGCTAAACGAACTTACTTTATTCGATTTGGACTTGCATGCCTTTCCGCAACTCCCCTTATATCTGCAAAAGCTAAGCCTTTATATGGTCAATATAGTTGCCTCACTCTCTCCGAACCTGAGAAATTTGTCACGTTTACACATCTCTAAGTCTCCAATGCAAGAAATTCAACAGGATGGGCTTCAACTTCCACAGCTAAAGGAGTTGTTGGTGCGAGATTGTGGAGACCTCGAGAGATTGAATCTATCAAGAATGAGGAAGCTGAAGGAAGTCAAGGTGGAAGATTGTCCAAAGCTAGTTGAGATCCAATTTTCTATGGTGTTCGAATCACTGGAAGCATTGTCTATTGAAAGTTGCGAGTCCTTCGGAAGGCTAGTTTACGAGTCTGCTGATGAATCGATGAGTTGTGAAGGGAGACTGATTTTTCCATCGAGAATCTTGAATAAGTTGCGTATTCTCAGACTGTCGAAATGCCCTAAGATACTCGACATTCAAGTCGTAGGTGCGTCGGAATCGTGGGAAGTCTTCGAACTTTGGGATTATCCTAATTTGCAAAGTCTCGGTGGTTTAGCAAACTTAAAGAACCTCAAGTCCTTAAGTATCATGTTGTGCGAGAGGCTACTGGTTGTCGAGGGCGTCGACGAGTTGGAATTTCTGGGCCAATTGGAACTTCATGGATGCGGATGGTTGGAAAGGTTGATTGAAGTGTCAACcaccaaattgccaaatgattgccAAGTACATATCGAAAGATGCAGGAGATTACGTGGGATTAAGGAAAGATTCCATGGCTCCGTCCAGTCCTTAAAGCATTGTAAGGTGAATCTCattcattctctcttcttctctttctga